A single genomic interval of Littorina saxatilis isolate snail1 linkage group LG17, US_GU_Lsax_2.0, whole genome shotgun sequence harbors:
- the LOC138952947 gene encoding mediator of RNA polymerase II transcription subunit 6-like, which yields MEKPENNTLGISWHDSQWIPLLNQNNILDYFSERSNPFYDRTCNNEVIKMQRLSIDQLVNMTGLEFTLLHAQEPILYVIRKQNRHSPTQVTPLADYYIIGGIVYQGPDLGSVINSRMLNTLFHLQSAFDKTLSNSKYHPSKGYWWEFKDNEEKEKEEQKKKKEKKKKKKEEPSSMFQRQRVDLLLGELAKKYPPQFVPPPQPEVKVEEHKVEPKVEKVEKTEDKSGGNMKPPPEKKAKLR from the exons AAAACAATACACTTGGAATATCTTGGCATGACTCCCAGTGGATACCCCTTTTGAACCAAAACAATATTCTGGACTATTTCTCCGAACGGTCCAACCCTTTCTACGACCGCACCTGCAACAATGAAGTCATCAAAATGCAGCGTCTCAGCATTGATCAGCTAGT GAACATGACAGGTTTGGAGTTTACTCTCTTGCATGCTCAGGAACCCATCCTCTATGTCATCAGAAAGCAGAACCGTCATTCTCCCACGCAAG TGACACCTCTGGCTGATTATTACATCATTGGTGGGATCGTGTATCAAGGACCTGATCTTGGCTCAGTCATCAATTCCAGAATG CTGAACACCCTCTTTCACCTTCAGTCAGCATTTGACAAAA ccCTGTCAAACTCGAAGTACCACCCATCAAAAGGCTACTGGTGGGAATTTAAAGACAATGAAGAAAAAG aaaaagaagagcagaagaaaaagaaggagaaaaagaagaagaagaaagaagagccCAGCTCCATGTTCCAGAGACAGCGTGTGGACTTGCTGCTGGGCGAGCTGGCAAAGAAGTATCCACCACAGTTTGTACCTCCTCCACAGCCAGAAGTCAAAG TGGAAGAACACAAAGTTGAACCAAAGGTGGAGAAAGTGGAAAAGACAGAAGACAAGTCTGGAGGAAACATGAAGCCACCACCAGAGAAAAAGGCCAAGCTCAGATAG